A DNA window from Hevea brasiliensis isolate MT/VB/25A 57/8 chromosome 2, ASM3005281v1, whole genome shotgun sequence contains the following coding sequences:
- the LOC110661728 gene encoding uncharacterized protein LOC110661728 produces the protein MDFAWADYLVLLNSIGTIRQAMATGKLIVICQSGGKFTSASDGSLSYTGGDAHALSVNRKSKFCDLKSEVADMWNYDPNSLTIKYFLPNNKQTLITISSDKDIQRMIDFHEDSKTVDLFVMTNENLAIEASVTPCSRSSGNAIIEPVTPLNVAPVASIAGDTELCNSLSVEVEDAGHHKLLISWANCITGLHQQFDNVQEVREALRRFSIAHGFKCNFKHNDATRVSAKCKAEGCPWRIHVSKLSTTPFFRIKTFNETHTCGAGTGRISRPQASRKLVATIVKEKLRDTPNSRPKEIANQIRQEFGIELRYSQAWRGMEIAKEELQGSYKEAYNQLPWLCEKMVQTNPGSVVTLITREDQSFHRLFVAFHASICGFQNGCRPLIFLDTMTLKSKYQSELLTATALDGNDGIFPVAFAIVDIVNDDNWHWFLVQLKSVLSTYQPITFVGGRQMGLRQSVLMAFEDSHHSFCLRHLSEELKEDLKGPYTEEVVSAIVAHLYDAAHAATPDGFRKYVESIKSISPEAFEWILQSEPEHWANSLFEGSRYNHFTSNIGQSFYSWVNDLPMLPVVQIIDTIRQKMMELIYTRKVGSDRWLTKLTPSLEEKLQKEILKAQSLQVSLSPRNTFEVHDCLGETNIVNIDAWSCSCRAWQLNGFPCFHAVVVLQHFDRNLYDYCSRYYTTEFFQLTYSEPINPVPTTDKPVHKESSPPQVLPPPLRLLTGPPKQRRIRAKGVIKRPLHCSKCKGAGHNRATCHVYS, from the exons ATGGATTTTGCTTGGGCAGATTATTTGGTCTTGTTGAATTCCATAGGCACTATTCGGCAAGCCATGGCTACAGGGAAGCTTATTGTTATATGTCAATCAGGTGGGAAGTTCACCTCAGCTAGTGATGGTTCCTTGTCGTACACAGGTGGAGATGCTCATGCTCTTAGTGTAAACCGTAAAAGCAAATTTTGTGACTTGAAGTCGGAGGTGGCAGACATGTGGAATTATGATCCTAATTCCTTGACCATCAAATATTTCCTACCCAATAACAAGCAGACGCTTATCACCATATCTAGTGACAAAGACATCCAGCGCATGATTGATTTCCATGAAGATTCTAAAACTGTTGATTTATTTGTCATGACAAACGAGAACTTGGCAATTGAGGCCTCAGTTACGCCTTGTAGTAG GTCCAGTGGCAATGCAATAATTGAACCTGTCACCCCTCTCAATGTTGCTCCTGTTGCTTCTATTGCTGGGGATACCGAGCTTTGCAATTCTTTGAGTGTTGAAGTTGAGGATGCTGGGCATCACAAACTTCTTATATCATGGGCAAATTGCATAACTGGTTTGCACCAGCAGTTTGATAATGTTCAGGAAGTGCGTGAAGCTTTGCGTAGGTTTTCCATTGCTCATGGATTCAAATGCAATTTTAAGCACAATGATGCTACTCGTGTAAGTGCCAAGTGTAAGGCTGAGGGTTGCCCCTGGAGGATTCATGTATCAAAGTTGTCTACCACACCGTTTTTCCGAATTAAGACATTCAATGAAACACATACATGTGGAGCTGGTACTGGTAGGATTAGTCGTCCTCAAGCCTCAAGGAAATTGGTTGCCACTATTGTCAAGGAAAAGTTGCGTGATACACCAAATTCCAGACCTAAGGAAATTGCCAATCAAATTCGTCAGGAATTTGGAATTGAATTGAGATATTCACAGGCATGGCGAGGGATGGAGATTGCCAAGGAAGAGCTTCAGGGTTCATACAAAGAGGCATACAATCAGCTGCCTTGGTTATGTGAGAAGATGGTACAGACAAATCCGGGCAGTGTTGTCACTCTTATCACAAGAGAGGACCAAAGTTTCCATCGTTTGTTTGTTGCCTTCCATGCCTCAATATGTGGTTTTCAGAATGGTTGTCGCCCTCTAATTTTCCTTGATACTATGACACTGAAATCAAAATATCAGTCAGAACTGCTGACTGCAACAGCATTGGATGGAAATGATGGCATTTTCCCTGTGGCTTTTGCTATAGTAGATATTGTAAATGATGATAATTGGCATTGGTTTTTGGTACAATTGAAATCTGTGCTTTCAACTTACCAACCAATAACTTTTGTGGGAGGCAGACAGATGGGTTTAAGACAGTCCGTTTTGATGGCATTTGAGGATTCTCATCATAGTTTTTGCCTTCGTCATCTATCAGAGGAGTTAAAGGAGGACCTTAAGGGCCCATACACTGAAGAAGTTGTAAGTGCCATTGTTGCTCATCTTTATGATGCTGCCCATGCAGCTACACCTGATGGATTTAGAAAGTACGTTGAGAGCATTAAAAGCATCTCACCTGAAGCTTTTGAATGGATTTTGCAAAGTGAACCTGAGCACTGGGCAAACTCGCTTTTTGAAGGTTCACGGTACAATCATTTCACATCAAACATTGGTCAATCATTTTATAGTTGGGTAAATGATCTCCCAATGTTACCAGTAGTACAGATTATTGATACTATTCGCCAAAAGATGATGGAGCTGATTTACACTCGAAAGGTGGGTTCAGATCGGTGGTTGACAAAATTGACTCCATCCCTGGAAGAAAAATTGCAAAAAGAGATTCTCAAGGCACAGTCACTTCAAGTTTCATTATCTCCTAGGAATACTTTTGAAGTTCATGATTGTCTAGGGGAAACCAACATTGTTAACATTGATGCTTGGAGCTGTAGTTGCAGGGCATGGCAACTTAATGGTTTCCCATGTTTTCATGCTGTGGTCGTCCTTCAACATTTTGATAGGAACTTGTATGATTACTGCTCCAGGTATTATACAACTGAATTTTTTCAGTTAACCTATTCAGAGCCTATAAATCCGGTTCCAACAACAGATAAGCCTGTGCATAAAGAATCCTCCCCACCCCAAGTACTTCCCCCTCCTCTTCGTCTTCTAACTGGCCCACCGAAGCAGAGGAGAATTCGAGCAAAAGGGGTGATTAAAAGACCATTGCATTGCAGCAAGTGCAAAGGAGCAGGCCATAATAGAGCAACATGCCATGTGTACTCATAG
- the LOC110661727 gene encoding uncharacterized protein LOC110661727 — translation MGVAMETILHSLLFLVNVILLSVSCVRGEQYSSAVGDPGMRRDGLRVAFEAWNFCNEVGQEAPGMGSPRAADCFDLSSKHNRHRRKQAELKSPKLKHKVTEADNKLGVGKPFSGLSPGALSNADLYAAHKEIYLGSLCEVEDKPNPWQFWMVMLKNGNYDTKSGLCPQNGKRVPPFSPGRFPCFGDGCMNQPILYHQRTKLIDGDTLRGSFNGTYDLGAEIGGGLSGISFYEVVWEKKVGAGSWVFGHKLKTSKKYPWLMLYLRADATKGFSGGYHYDTRGMLKILPESPNFRVKVTLDVKQGGGSKSQFYLIDIGSCWKNNGDPCDGDVLTDVTRYSEMIINPATPAWCGPSSLENCPPYHITPNNTKIHRNDTANFPYGAYHYYCAPGNAQFLEKPVSTCDPYSNPQAQELVQLLPHPIWAEYGYPTKQGDGWVGDARTWELDAGALSSRLYFYQDPGTPPARRIWTSIDTGTEIFVSDKEVVAEWNLSNFDVILT, via the exons ATGGGAGTGGCCATGGAAACCATTTTGCATTCGCTGCTTTTCTTGGTAAATGTCATTCTTTTATCTGTTTCTTGTGTAAGAGGGGAACAGTACAGCTCTGCTGTGGGAGACCCAGGAATGAGAAGAGATGGACTGAGAGTGGCCTTTGAAGCTTGGAATTTCTGCAATGAGGTTGGCCAAGAAGCTCCTGGTATGGGAAGTCCAAGAGCTGCTGATTGCTTTGATCTCTCAAGTAAGCACAACCGCCATAGAAGAAAACAAGCAGAACTAAAGA GTCCTAAACTTAAGCACAAAGTAACAGAAGCTGATAACAAACTTGGGGTAGGCAAACCATTCTCAGGTTTGTCCCCAGGAGCTTTAAGCAATGCAGATCTTTATGCAGCGCATAAGGAGATTTATCTGGGTTCTTTGTGTGAAGTTGAAGATAAGCCAAATCCATGGCAGTTTTGGATGGTGATGCTTAAAAATGGCAACTATGATACTAAGTCTGGTTTGTGTCCTCAGAATGGGAAAAGGGTACCCCCTTTTAGTCCAGGAAGGTTTCCTTGCTTTGGAGATGGGTGTATGAATCAACCTATATTGTATCATCAACGAACTAAGCTCATagatggtgatactttgagaggAAGTTTCAATGGGACTTATGATTTGGGTGCTGAAATTGGTGGTGGACTTAGCGGAATCTCTTTTTATGAAgtggtttgggagaaaaaagTTGGTGCTGGAAGTTGGGTCTTCGGCCATAAGctcaaaacctctaagaagtaCCCATGGTTGATGCTGTACCTCAGAGCTGATGCAACCAAAGGATTTTCTGGAGGGTATCACTATGACACAAGAGGCATGCTCAAAATT CTTCCAGAGTCACCCAATTTCAGGGTTAAAGTGACATTGGATGTCAAGCAAGGGGGAGGATCCAAGAGCCAGTTCtatttaatagatattggtagCTGCTGGAAAAACAATGGTGATCCTTGTGATGGAGATGTACTCACTGATGTAACCAGATACAGTGAGATGATCATCAATCCTGCAACTCCTGCTTGGTGTGGTCCCAGTAGTCTAGAGAACTGCCCACCATATCACATTACCCCAAATAACACAAAAATTCACAGGAATGATACAGCCAACTTCCCCTATGGGGCTTATCACTACTACTGTGCTCCAGGGAATGCCCAATTTTTGGAGAAACCAGTAAGCACTTGTGATCCTTATAGCAATCCTCAGGCACAAGAGCTAGTTCAGTTGCTGCCTCATCCCATATGGGCTGAATATGGCTATCCAACAAAACAAGGGGATGGTTGGGTTGGGGATGCCAGAACTTGGGAGCTTGATGCGGGTGCACTGTCTAGTAGACTGTACTTCTATCAG GATCCAGGTACCCCTCCTGCTAGAAGAATTTGGACATCCATTGATACGGGTACTGAAATTTTCGTCAGCGATAAAGAAGTAGTGGCAGAGTGGAATCTTAGTAATTTTGATGTCATTCTCACATAG
- the LOC110661726 gene encoding LOW QUALITY PROTEIN: two-pore potassium channel 5 (The sequence of the model RefSeq protein was modified relative to this genomic sequence to represent the inferred CDS: inserted 1 base in 1 codon) translates to MPSSFLGNHDDFFSLTALFVGPSRLTIRRLSLYGRANQKGKLQEIKRDTEASWLPQVHNKLPSGKIIHFLFFTLMENKPCLAAQTRPHPQLQPILEHHDLPFTLPQSLSSPFIFSEIQDRPTEQPYSTRGAPTDYGWKPGNLHRSKTAPAMVVMRDLKPESTQDPKPQSDSSSIIRQSIFLLSMFLLLGVVIYSFNRDNFSGVETHPVVDALYFCIVTMCTIGYGDIAPLTPGTKVFACMFVLVGFGFIDTLLSGVVNYVLDXAESMILAGIQMGKAHQGFSARNYIIDVEKGRMRIRLKVGLALGVVILCIGMGMLVLYFVEDLDWIDSLYLAVMSVTTVGYGDRAFKTPPGRLFAAIWLLVSTLAVARAFLFLAEARIDKRHRRITKWVLHRDITVEDLLAADINNDGFIRCGSILIPTSFSCLIVALFDAMV, encoded by the exons ATGCCATCGTCGTTCCTGGGGAACCATGACGATTTCTTCAGTTTAACGGCCTTATTTGTGGGTCCCTCTCGCCTTACTATTAGACGGCTTTCCCTCTATGGTCGCGCCAATCAAAAAGGAAAATTAcaagaaataaaaagagataCTGAGGCCTCTTGGCTGCCACAAGTTCACAACAAACTTCCTTCCGGAAAAAtaatccattttcttttctttactctgATGGAAAATAAGCCTTGTCTCGCCGCCCAAACAAGGCCCCACCCCCAGCTCCAACCCATTCTCGAACACCATGATCTCCCCTTCACGCTCCCTCAGTCTCTCTCCTCCCCATTCATCTTCTCTGAAATCCAGGACCGCCCAACAGAGCAACCCTATTCTACACGTGGAGCTCCGACTGACTACGGATGGAAACCGGGTAATCTCCACCGCTCCAAAACAGCTCCAGCCATGGTCGTGATGCGAGACTTGAAACCAGAATCAACCCAAGATCCCAAGCCGCAATCTGACTCCAGCTCCATTATCAGGCAATCCATTTTCCTGTTGTCTATGTTTCTACTTCTCGGCGTGGTTATCTACTCTTTTAACAGAGATAATTTCTCCGGTGTAGAAACCCATCCGGTTGTGGATGCTCTTTATTTTTGTATAGTAACTATGTGTACCATTGGCTATGGTGATATAGCTCCTTTGACACCAGGAACAAAAGTCTTTGCCTGCATGTTTGTATTGGTTGGTTTTGGATTCATAGACACATTACTTAGTGGGGTTGTTAACTATGTTCTTG TTGCAGAGAGTATGATCTTGGCTGGGATTCAAATGGGTAAAGCCCACCAAGGATTTTCAGCTAGGAATTACATTATCGATGTCGAAAAGGGGAGGATGAGGATACGATTGAAGGTTGGATTGGCACTTGGCGTCGTGATTTTGTGTATCGGAATGGGTATGTTGGTTCTGTACTTTGTTGAGGATCTGGATTGGATTGATTCGCTATATTTGGCAGTTATGTCAGTTACTACAGTTGGGTATGGTGATAGGGCATTTAAGACTCCGCCCGGAAGACTGTTTGCGGCTATTTGGCTTTTGGTTTCTACGCTGGCGGTGGCAAGGGCTTTTCTTTTTTTAGCAGAGGCTAGGATTGATAAGAGGCACAGAAGGATCACCAAGTGGGTTTTGCATAGGGATATTACCGTTGAGGACTTGCTTGCTGCGGACATCAATAACGATGGTTTCATTAGGTGCGGTTCTATCTTGATCCCTACTAGTTTTTCTTGTTTAATTGTTGCGCTATTTGATGCAATGGTCTAG